One Spiribacter halobius DNA segment encodes these proteins:
- the prsT gene encoding XrtA/PEP-CTERM system TPR-repeat protein PrsT, whose protein sequence is MDTGFRHRLAPFVVLVALTLITACSEPRANAPELLDQAKQHMADGETREAHITLLNALQADSSLTEARHLLARTSLALGDFARAEKEIRRAMEDGVPGEKGLPILVRALVRQGKDDAALDETDELPDGLGDAVRAEILGLRGQAALNLRDVPAAETSFQDALELDSDAPDARVGMAMMAGLQRNAEEARDWLEPLLDREPALADAWSTLGDLELQTENLEAAIDAFSTAIDARPYPTLDRAKRALAYILTDNEAAGREDLSTIRSEGFGNHPYVGYVRGVAEFRAENFDDALAALQQSAEDAPDFLPTQIYLAATHHRLGNSEQALRAARTVYRAAPQSLLGASLLTGIHLSRSELAAAETILRDALAENPDVPALLGTVSNIALLRGDTSEALTFAERLMSQRPDSAAARNLALMARLLDGAPLDDSLLESVRTDGDEQSLYVADFLAASAAFRDGRMEDAMRQATRLRERYPDRADPMKLLAAVQLRNGQWPAARESLNEALELAPEDVGLLSSLAKVERALGNAERAGALAKDALELDPGNGEMALFVSDVAAARGNRDEARAVLENTLATAPESLQVRRRLAADYFADRQLDKVLDVTADLSSGEERDAPELLELRGQAFLLAGDPSAAQPVFARLTELRPESARAHFLHAETLARTGRLDRSRAELRRALELDPDLVEARIGQVRLLVRDGQMDEARRRLDELASRFGDRPEVTALQGWFALGTGDYADAEAYSSQALEDAPTTDVFITLVQALWAQGKHDAAISRMSAWLEENPTDATVLMHLAGAYLSLDQPAKARETYDRVVTHHPDHVAALNNLAWLSREVAPKRALELARRAYELVPQDPEILDTLGELLLRDGQLDAAHRRLSEARELAPDDRGIQMNLARVLMAQGREAEAETLLQMVVDGETEDDETGREARQLLATLRGSD, encoded by the coding sequence CGACCAGGCCAAACAACACATGGCAGATGGCGAGACCCGCGAGGCGCATATCACGCTCCTCAATGCCCTGCAGGCTGACTCGAGCCTGACCGAGGCACGTCACTTGCTCGCCCGCACATCCCTCGCGCTTGGCGACTTCGCCCGCGCGGAGAAGGAGATCCGGCGTGCAATGGAGGATGGAGTACCCGGGGAGAAGGGGCTGCCCATACTTGTGCGCGCTCTGGTACGTCAAGGCAAAGACGATGCCGCACTGGACGAGACGGATGAGTTGCCTGACGGGTTGGGCGACGCCGTACGCGCTGAGATTCTAGGGTTGCGCGGTCAGGCTGCCCTTAACCTGCGAGACGTGCCGGCCGCCGAAACCAGCTTTCAAGACGCCCTGGAACTTGACTCCGATGCGCCGGATGCGCGAGTGGGCATGGCAATGATGGCCGGTCTACAGCGGAACGCCGAAGAAGCCAGGGACTGGCTGGAGCCACTGCTCGATCGGGAGCCAGCTCTGGCGGACGCCTGGTCCACGCTGGGGGATCTCGAGTTGCAGACGGAAAATCTGGAAGCCGCGATTGATGCGTTCTCAACCGCCATCGATGCACGTCCTTATCCGACGCTCGACCGCGCCAAGAGGGCGTTGGCATACATACTTACGGACAATGAGGCGGCCGGCCGCGAGGATCTGTCCACCATTCGTAGCGAAGGTTTTGGGAATCACCCATATGTAGGCTACGTCCGTGGAGTCGCGGAATTCCGCGCCGAGAATTTCGATGACGCCTTGGCTGCACTTCAGCAGAGCGCAGAGGATGCGCCCGACTTCCTGCCTACGCAGATCTACTTGGCCGCGACGCATCACCGCTTAGGAAACTCGGAGCAGGCGCTTCGCGCCGCCCGAACGGTTTACCGGGCGGCCCCACAATCTCTACTGGGAGCCAGCCTGCTCACGGGAATTCATTTGAGCCGCTCCGAACTCGCGGCGGCGGAGACTATCCTGCGAGATGCGCTCGCCGAGAATCCCGACGTGCCGGCGCTGCTGGGGACGGTCAGCAATATCGCGTTGCTACGAGGGGACACATCCGAGGCGCTGACTTTCGCCGAGCGGTTGATGAGCCAGCGTCCGGACTCGGCAGCGGCGAGAAATCTGGCCCTCATGGCCCGGCTTCTCGACGGGGCTCCGCTGGACGATTCCCTGCTTGAGTCGGTGCGCACCGACGGAGACGAGCAATCTCTCTACGTCGCGGATTTCCTTGCCGCGTCGGCCGCGTTCCGCGACGGACGAATGGAAGACGCGATGAGACAGGCGACGCGCCTGCGCGAGAGATACCCGGACCGTGCCGACCCGATGAAGCTCCTGGCGGCGGTACAGCTCAGAAACGGCCAGTGGCCCGCGGCTCGCGAGTCCCTAAACGAGGCTCTCGAGCTGGCACCCGAAGACGTCGGTCTACTCTCCAGTCTCGCCAAGGTAGAGCGCGCGCTCGGAAACGCGGAGCGTGCTGGTGCGCTCGCCAAGGACGCGCTGGAGCTCGATCCCGGGAACGGTGAAATGGCCTTATTTGTCTCCGACGTGGCAGCGGCGCGCGGTAATCGAGACGAGGCGCGCGCGGTTCTCGAGAACACTCTCGCCACCGCGCCGGAATCACTGCAGGTTCGGCGCCGACTCGCCGCCGATTACTTCGCCGACCGGCAACTTGACAAGGTGCTCGACGTTACTGCTGACCTCTCGTCGGGAGAGGAGCGCGATGCACCCGAATTGCTGGAACTCCGAGGTCAGGCGTTCTTGCTTGCAGGTGATCCGTCTGCCGCGCAGCCGGTCTTCGCGCGCTTGACAGAGCTGCGACCAGAGTCGGCAAGGGCGCACTTTCTTCATGCGGAGACATTGGCGCGAACAGGCCGCCTGGACCGCTCTCGCGCCGAGCTGCGGCGGGCGCTAGAGCTTGACCCAGATCTCGTAGAAGCCCGTATCGGCCAAGTCAGGCTGCTGGTCCGCGACGGCCAGATGGACGAGGCACGTCGCAGGCTCGACGAGCTTGCGAGTCGGTTCGGCGACCGGCCTGAGGTCACTGCACTACAGGGTTGGTTCGCCCTGGGCACCGGAGATTATGCCGACGCCGAAGCATATTCGTCGCAAGCCTTGGAGGACGCGCCCACTACAGATGTGTTCATTACTCTTGTCCAGGCGCTCTGGGCGCAGGGCAAGCACGATGCCGCCATCTCTCGTATGAGCGCATGGTTGGAGGAAAACCCCACGGATGCGACCGTGCTCATGCACCTCGCGGGCGCCTATCTGTCATTGGACCAGCCCGCCAAAGCCCGGGAAACGTACGACCGCGTAGTGACTCACCACCCGGATCATGTGGCGGCACTCAACAATCTTGCGTGGCTCAGCCGCGAGGTGGCACCGAAACGAGCTTTGGAGCTTGCGCGACGTGCCTACGAGCTCGTCCCACAGGATCCTGAAATCCTCGATACGCTGGGCGAACTGCTGCTGCGTGACGGCCAGCTCGATGCAGCTCATCGGCGCCTCAGTGAGGCGCGCGAATTGGCACCCGACGATCGGGGCATTCAGATGAATCTGGCGCGGGTGCTTATGGCGCAGGGGCGCGAAGCGGAGGCAGAGACACTTCTGCAGATGGTGGTTGATGGAGAGACCGAGGACGACGAGACCGGGCGAGAGGCCCGGCAACTCCTGGCCACACTGCGTGGCTCGGACTGA
- a CDS encoding sulfotransferase family protein, with protein sequence MRFAPARYRSTRVSLERIVDRARRNSGGRVDEGEQHVKPLARLVDAMNEPDGAPLHAFGRFYAETLFSELLTQRERLRRLWEQQPEILDERITRPVIILGLPRSGTSFLFNLLAQDPAHRFLSNWEATVSQVPPPRQRTYLEDPRRRKGRRLMRFQHYLAPGLKDVHTFHLDGPEECTPLLMQGFTTQALAGMFEVPSYSAWLDTASHAETYRHHRRILQTLQWTYPGERWLLKSPDHLSAIDALAANYPGACFVHLHRDPLQSVASWASLNAVFRGIHSSPVDPQTLGTQVLNRLSTDINDYLEKRPEHPEDLILDLYYDDLVRKPMDTVETIYRHFDLHLSADAVSRMQSLITSAHDHRSAHRYTPEDFALSPADVDNRFAAYTQAFDIPLVR encoded by the coding sequence GTGCGGTTCGCGCCCGCACGTTATCGCTCCACGCGTGTGTCTCTGGAGCGGATCGTTGATCGCGCCCGCCGGAATTCCGGCGGACGAGTTGACGAGGGCGAGCAGCATGTGAAGCCCCTCGCCAGACTCGTCGACGCAATGAATGAACCGGATGGTGCCCCTCTGCACGCGTTCGGCCGATTCTACGCAGAGACACTGTTCTCGGAATTGCTGACACAAAGGGAACGCTTGCGACGGCTCTGGGAGCAACAGCCGGAGATCCTTGACGAGAGGATCACCCGGCCGGTCATCATCCTGGGACTTCCCCGCTCGGGCACCTCTTTTCTATTCAACCTGCTCGCCCAGGATCCTGCCCACCGTTTTCTTAGCAACTGGGAGGCGACGGTTTCGCAGGTTCCGCCCCCACGCCAGCGCACCTATTTGGAGGATCCCAGGCGACGCAAGGGTCGGCGTCTGATGCGCTTTCAGCACTACCTTGCTCCCGGGCTGAAGGACGTCCATACCTTCCACCTGGATGGGCCCGAGGAGTGCACGCCGCTTCTCATGCAGGGATTTACGACCCAGGCCCTTGCGGGAATGTTCGAGGTGCCATCGTATTCAGCCTGGTTGGACACCGCATCTCATGCCGAAACGTACCGCCATCACCGGCGCATCCTGCAGACGCTGCAGTGGACATATCCCGGGGAGCGCTGGCTGCTGAAGTCGCCTGACCACTTGAGCGCCATCGACGCGCTGGCTGCGAATTATCCGGGCGCATGCTTTGTCCACTTGCACCGCGATCCGCTGCAATCCGTTGCCTCCTGGGCGAGCCTGAACGCCGTGTTCCGAGGCATTCACTCAAGCCCGGTTGATCCGCAAACGCTCGGAACGCAGGTCCTGAACCGGCTGTCCACGGATATCAATGACTACCTAGAGAAGCGGCCCGAACATCCCGAGGATCTGATCCTGGATCTGTACTACGACGACCTCGTTCGGAAGCCAATGGACACCGTCGAGACGATCTATCGGCACTTCGATCTCCACCTCTCGGCGGACGCTGTCAGCCGCATGCAGTCGCTGATCACCAGTGCGCACGATCACCGTTCCGCGCACCGCTATACGCCCGAGGACTTTGCGCTCTCCCCAGCAGACGTGGACAACCGCTTCGCAGCGTACACACAAGCCTTCGACATACCCCTAGTGCGTTGA
- a CDS encoding EDSAP-1 family PEP-CTERM protein — MRTKAALLTASTSLALVLSMAGPASAGVYGGSALDVSNLTLRFFDDNNTQITNLNPEYTFNVEDSATLNGATDANAGTCGSLTGGCTGSPRLGVPAANAPGSSIARADTDYSLLGPTGTETYANSNAEVTTAQLEGDASTRTQQVSENELSGSGTAQASTNIQSNTTFELQFTLLQPGPASLELRFDANPEMQAVVDLLTGFTAGLAQANMTADFTLRRTDGGGEFVNWAPNGVAGDAICVNVTCSNELDPESLNETLGAGPGNSSNSHSLGTIASAFALDIDGLTAGDYSLTLAALTSVNATQVPEPGSLLLLGAGLAGLGVMARRRRYDSKLAA; from the coding sequence ATGAGAACGAAGGCAGCATTACTGACAGCTTCTACGTCGCTCGCGCTGGTTCTAAGCATGGCCGGGCCCGCCTCGGCCGGAGTCTACGGTGGCTCGGCGCTGGATGTGAGCAACCTGACCCTAAGGTTCTTTGACGACAACAACACTCAGATAACGAACCTCAACCCTGAGTACACCTTTAACGTCGAGGATTCCGCTACCCTCAACGGCGCAACGGACGCCAACGCAGGTACATGCGGCAGCCTTACTGGCGGCTGCACCGGCTCCCCGCGGCTCGGGGTTCCCGCTGCCAATGCGCCTGGCAGCAGCATAGCGCGTGCGGACACGGACTACAGTCTCCTCGGCCCAACCGGTACGGAGACCTATGCGAACTCCAATGCGGAGGTCACGACCGCTCAGCTAGAGGGGGATGCCTCGACGCGAACTCAGCAGGTCTCGGAGAATGAGCTTTCCGGGAGTGGCACCGCTCAGGCATCCACCAACATTCAGTCGAACACGACGTTTGAGCTGCAGTTCACGCTACTGCAGCCGGGGCCGGCCAGCCTCGAGCTCAGATTTGATGCGAACCCCGAGATGCAGGCGGTGGTAGATCTTCTGACGGGCTTCACCGCTGGGCTGGCTCAGGCCAATATGACGGCGGACTTCACGCTCCGGCGGACAGACGGTGGCGGTGAATTCGTCAATTGGGCGCCTAATGGTGTGGCGGGCGACGCGATCTGCGTCAACGTGACTTGTAGCAACGAGCTCGATCCTGAATCCCTGAATGAAACCCTTGGGGCGGGTCCCGGCAATAGCAGTAACAGCCACAGCCTGGGTACCATTGCTAGTGCATTCGCGCTGGACATCGACGGACTCACTGCTGGCGACTACAGTCTGACGCTGGCCGCTCTCACCAGCGTGAACGCCACCCAGGTGCCGGAGCCAGGCTCTCTGCTGCTGCTTGGTGCTGGTCTGGCGGGGCTTGGCGTGATGGCCCGGCGGCGTCGGTATGACTCGAAACTCGCCGCCTGA
- a CDS encoding nucleotide disphospho-sugar-binding domain-containing protein, with protein MPGARRILVFAEAVTLAHAARPFVVASELAARGHDVHLAWAPAYKQLFPAPTFRTHSLDSVSPADFRAALAAGRRLYDLSTLRRYAAKDRQLIRAIEPDVIIGDFRLSLSASARVEGVPYIALSNAYWSPYAEQAYPVPDLPLTRVVGLAASQWLFDRIRPQVFAHHARPLNRLRAELGLPALPADLRYAYTDADHTLYADIPGLTSLRDAPHHHEVIGPIPWSPRISLPGWWDELPDDRPVVYVNLGSSGNTAVLGPVLQALATLPVTGVVATAGAAPPGPVPSNCFVADYLPGDQAAAVGTVVVCNGGSPGVQQALLAARPVLGLAGNMDQLLNMQAAASAGAGILRRAGRMTVAGVGEALRSLLAAQSFNHAAARLQERARATPGAQRVIALAETLS; from the coding sequence ATGCCTGGGGCCCGCAGGATCCTGGTATTTGCAGAAGCCGTCACCCTGGCGCATGCCGCGCGGCCCTTCGTTGTGGCCAGCGAGCTTGCGGCTCGCGGGCATGATGTCCACCTGGCCTGGGCGCCCGCCTACAAGCAGCTGTTTCCGGCCCCCACCTTTCGCACGCATTCGCTCGATTCGGTTTCGCCCGCCGACTTCCGTGCGGCGCTCGCGGCCGGGCGCAGGCTCTACGACCTGTCGACCCTCCGTCGCTATGCGGCAAAGGACCGTCAGCTCATCCGCGCGATCGAGCCGGACGTCATCATCGGCGACTTCCGCCTGTCGCTTTCGGCGAGCGCGCGAGTCGAGGGGGTGCCCTACATCGCGCTCTCGAACGCCTACTGGAGCCCGTATGCAGAGCAGGCGTATCCGGTGCCGGACCTGCCGCTGACACGAGTGGTGGGGCTCGCCGCGTCGCAGTGGCTGTTCGACCGGATACGCCCGCAGGTGTTCGCCCACCACGCGCGCCCGCTCAATCGCCTGCGCGCCGAGCTCGGGCTGCCGGCGCTGCCGGCGGACCTGCGATACGCGTATACCGATGCCGACCACACCCTGTATGCGGATATCCCCGGGCTCACGTCGCTGCGCGATGCGCCTCACCACCACGAAGTCATCGGCCCCATCCCGTGGTCGCCGCGGATATCGCTGCCCGGATGGTGGGATGAGCTCCCGGATGATCGCCCTGTGGTCTACGTGAATCTGGGTAGCTCCGGAAATACAGCCGTGCTTGGCCCGGTTCTTCAGGCCCTTGCAACGCTTCCTGTTACCGGCGTAGTGGCCACTGCCGGTGCTGCCCCGCCTGGCCCGGTCCCATCGAACTGCTTTGTGGCGGACTACCTTCCCGGCGACCAGGCTGCGGCGGTAGGTACGGTGGTTGTCTGCAACGGCGGCAGTCCCGGTGTACAACAGGCGCTGCTGGCAGCGCGACCCGTGCTTGGACTGGCCGGCAACATGGACCAGCTCCTGAACATGCAGGCGGCGGCCAGCGCTGGTGCTGGAATCTTGCGGAGGGCGGGGAGGATGACAGTCGCCGGGGTCGGGGAGGCGTTGCGCTCGCTGCTCGCCGCGCAGTCGTTCAACCATGCGGCGGCCCGTCTGCAGGAACGCGCACGTGCCACGCCCGGCGCGCAACGTGTCATCGCGCTTGCCGAAACCCTGTCTTGA
- a CDS encoding DUF2589 domain-containing protein, producing MTIDFEFQIRDVETRESTSVRKVSAEAKANYWFFKVKVKGSYSNRTTNKRQTDRRTTLKITVNAVQDEIPEGLGRVLDILHESVKVVPIGEAQPVPGVNPGTGVTPASP from the coding sequence ATGACCATCGATTTCGAGTTCCAGATCCGCGACGTGGAGACGCGGGAGTCCACCTCCGTGCGCAAGGTGAGCGCCGAGGCCAAGGCCAACTACTGGTTCTTCAAGGTCAAGGTGAAGGGCTCCTACAGCAACCGCACCACCAACAAGCGCCAGACCGATCGCCGCACCACGCTCAAGATCACCGTCAACGCCGTGCAGGACGAGATCCCCGAGGGGCTCGGCCGCGTGCTGGACATCCTGCACGAGTCGGTGAAGGTGGTACCCATCGGTGAGGCGCAGCCGGTGCCGGGCGTCAATCCGGGCACGGGCGTCACCCCGGCGTCGCCGTAA
- a CDS encoding DUF2589 domain-containing protein, with translation MANIPAELRALPLEHIIGSPMVAAIQAQALAANNTVDFIKEVGLKPRALEDGEAAGDFDIISGESGEPGLEARYVDFKFDRVLEERIPPPADAPEGTPGTVRYSVVPSKLTVPLLAMVPIPCLRIDPLSADRSPVCGSTT, from the coding sequence ATGGCCAACATCCCCGCCGAGCTCCGCGCCCTGCCGCTGGAGCACATCATCGGCTCGCCCATGGTCGCGGCCATCCAGGCCCAGGCCCTGGCGGCGAACAACACCGTGGACTTCATCAAGGAGGTGGGGCTGAAGCCCCGGGCGCTGGAGGACGGCGAGGCCGCCGGCGACTTCGACATCATCTCCGGGGAGAGCGGCGAGCCCGGGCTCGAGGCGCGCTACGTGGACTTCAAGTTCGACCGCGTGCTCGAGGAGCGCATCCCGCCCCCGGCGGATGCCCCCGAGGGCACGCCGGGCACCGTCCGCTACTCGGTGGTGCCGTCCAAGCTCACCGTGCCGCTGCTCGCGATGGTCCCGATCCCCTGTCTGCGGATCGATCCCCTGTCTGCGGATCGATCCCCTGTCTGCGGATCAACGACATGA
- a CDS encoding DUF4332 domain-containing protein, producing MLAHGRLAERKNVQKCEEPVQRRAIAPRSTLRDPECQFRAQGLATQESLAFLEQFGLEQDIARTFRFRTERTVEERIVDPETGEPRVVQGQAPFEVSIPRLALVQPPAVQLREMNVELELDVTETRREPLAASRIAPGALATSLAASRAYLGRRSASGPGNMKVSMRITSEPAEGLARLGDLLTDLLSGREPEAAPEPSPSPQPEPDPAPEPPGPGPRPPVSGDVTVIRGIGIARGRELRALGIESVAGFLEATETPEGIRALAGRLNVSEEQIRTWRNAAERL from the coding sequence ATACTGGCGCATGGCCGCCTCGCCGAACGGAAAAATGTCCAGAAGTGCGAGGAACCTGTACAGCGCCGCGCGATTGCGCCTCGATCCACTCTTCGCGACCCCGAATGCCAGTTCCGCGCCCAGGGGCTTGCCACTCAGGAGAGCCTCGCCTTTCTCGAGCAGTTCGGTCTCGAGCAGGACATCGCCCGCACCTTCCGTTTCCGCACCGAGCGCACCGTCGAGGAGCGCATTGTCGACCCGGAGACGGGCGAGCCGCGCGTCGTACAGGGCCAGGCTCCCTTCGAGGTCAGCATTCCGCGGCTCGCCCTGGTGCAGCCACCGGCGGTACAACTGCGTGAGATGAACGTGGAGCTCGAGCTCGACGTCACCGAGACGCGGCGGGAGCCGCTTGCCGCCTCGCGTATCGCCCCCGGGGCGCTCGCCACGAGCCTGGCCGCCTCGCGCGCCTACCTTGGCCGCCGCTCCGCCTCCGGGCCCGGAAACATGAAAGTCAGCATGCGCATCACGAGCGAGCCCGCCGAGGGCCTTGCCCGGCTCGGTGACCTGCTGACCGACCTGCTGAGCGGCCGCGAGCCCGAAGCCGCGCCGGAGCCCTCACCCTCGCCGCAGCCCGAGCCGGACCCCGCTCCCGAGCCACCGGGCCCGGGGCCCCGCCCGCCCGTGTCGGGGGATGTCACCGTCATCCGCGGCATCGGCATTGCCCGCGGCCGTGAATTGCGGGCGCTTGGCATTGAGAGCGTCGCCGGCTTCCTGGAGGCCACGGAGACGCCGGAGGGCATTCGGGCGCTGGCCGGGCGCCTGAACGTCTCCGAGGAGCAGATCCGCACGTGGAGGAACGCGGCCGAGCGCCTCTAG
- a CDS encoding type II toxin-antitoxin system HipA family toxin — translation MAEVSVLDVLLHGEPVGTLTHVGQDRVLFAFNERYINDPQRPVLGLGFKDELGNLITDFRTTQTRLLPFFSNLLPEGHMRTYLAERAGVKPQREFFLLWALGQDLPGAITVQAGEGQAWPSDRDEGAPDDEHPGDREDALRFSLAGVQLKFSAINEQRGGLTIPARGVGGDWIIKLPSPQFERVPENEYAMMTLARQVGIDVPPVALVDLDAIRHLPPRIAEFECQALAVRRFDRQEDGTPVHIEDFAQVFGVYPEAKYSRGSARHIARVLAAEGGDADLAEFIRRLTFSTLIGNGDMHLKNWSLIYPDRRQAALAPAYDLVSTVPYIRGETAALKYSRTKSFQRFTEDELSHLAAKAMLPEALVLSTARETVARFHERWHAEKAHLPLTATIVRAIDAHLETLPIA, via the coding sequence ATGGCTGAGGTCTCCGTCCTGGACGTCCTTCTCCATGGAGAGCCCGTTGGGACGCTCACCCATGTTGGCCAGGATCGCGTCCTCTTTGCGTTCAACGAGCGCTATATCAACGACCCTCAGCGTCCGGTCCTGGGGCTCGGCTTCAAGGATGAGCTCGGCAATCTGATCACCGACTTCCGGACGACGCAGACGCGTCTGCTGCCGTTCTTCTCGAACCTGCTCCCGGAAGGCCACATGCGCACCTATCTCGCCGAAAGGGCAGGTGTGAAGCCACAGCGGGAATTCTTTCTCCTCTGGGCGCTGGGGCAGGACCTGCCGGGTGCCATCACCGTCCAGGCTGGCGAAGGCCAGGCCTGGCCTTCGGACAGGGACGAGGGCGCGCCTGACGATGAGCACCCCGGTGATCGGGAAGACGCCCTCCGCTTCTCGCTCGCCGGCGTCCAGCTCAAGTTTTCGGCGATCAATGAGCAACGCGGCGGGCTCACGATTCCCGCGCGGGGCGTCGGCGGGGACTGGATCATCAAGCTGCCCTCGCCCCAGTTCGAGCGCGTCCCGGAGAACGAGTACGCCATGATGACGCTGGCCCGGCAGGTCGGGATCGACGTGCCGCCGGTGGCGCTCGTCGACCTCGACGCCATTCGGCATCTGCCGCCCCGCATCGCCGAGTTCGAATGCCAGGCGCTGGCCGTCCGGCGATTCGACCGGCAGGAAGATGGCACACCCGTGCACATCGAGGACTTCGCCCAGGTCTTCGGCGTGTATCCCGAGGCCAAGTACAGCAGGGGATCCGCCCGTCACATCGCACGCGTGCTGGCCGCGGAAGGCGGCGACGCCGACCTTGCCGAGTTTATCCGGCGGCTGACTTTCAGCACGCTGATCGGCAACGGCGACATGCACCTGAAGAACTGGTCCCTGATCTACCCCGACCGCCGGCAAGCTGCGCTCGCGCCGGCCTATGACCTCGTCTCCACCGTGCCCTACATCCGCGGCGAGACGGCGGCGCTGAAGTACAGCCGCACGAAATCGTTTCAGCGCTTCACCGAAGACGAGCTGTCACACCTTGCCGCCAAAGCGATGCTCCCCGAGGCGCTGGTGCTCTCGACGGCCCGCGAGACCGTGGCGCGCTTCCATGAGCGCTGGCACGCCGAGAAGGCCCACCTGCCGCTCACCGCGACGATCGTCCGCGCTATCGACGCCCATCTCGAGACGTTGCCAATCGCCTGA
- a CDS encoding helix-turn-helix domain-containing protein yields the protein MPYHTEHLAARLKAARKRKGFSQRALSARTGLPQAQISKIESAKVDLRLSSLVELARALELELMLVPRKAMPAVQAVIRSTEGESPGRDSAGVRPAYTLEDDDDG from the coding sequence ATGCCCTACCACACCGAACACCTGGCAGCGAGGCTGAAGGCCGCCCGAAAGCGCAAGGGCTTCAGCCAGCGCGCGCTCAGCGCAAGAACCGGCCTGCCCCAGGCCCAGATTTCGAAGATCGAGAGCGCGAAGGTCGACCTGCGGCTGTCCAGTCTGGTCGAGCTCGCCCGCGCGCTCGAGCTCGAGCTCATGCTCGTGCCACGAAAAGCCATGCCGGCCGTACAGGCCGTCATTCGCAGCACCGAAGGCGAGTCGCCGGGGCGCGACAGTGCCGGAGTGCGCCCCGCCTACACGCTGGAGGACGACGACGATGGCTGA
- a CDS encoding antitoxin, with protein sequence MATTAKIFTSGRSQAVRLPKSLRFEGTEVIAKRFGNGVLLLPVDAPWEVMQEALEEFEPDFQMGREQPPLQDRDNWPW encoded by the coding sequence ATGGCGACCACTGCAAAGATCTTCACCTCGGGCCGTAGCCAGGCGGTGCGCCTTCCCAAGAGCCTCCGCTTCGAGGGCACGGAGGTCATCGCCAAGCGCTTTGGCAACGGCGTGCTGCTGCTGCCGGTGGACGCGCCGTGGGAGGTGATGCAGGAGGCGCTCGAGGAATTCGAGCCGGATTTCCAGATGGGGCGTGAGCAGCCCCCGCTCCAAGATCGCGACAACTGGCCCTGGTAG
- the vapC gene encoding type II toxin-antitoxin system tRNA(fMet)-specific endonuclease VapC — MAFLLDTNTCIYIINRRPPEVFERFRGHAIGEIGISSITGAELTFGVAKSGSRRNRAALDKFLAPLDILPFDEAAMRQYGPLRAHLEREGQPIGSMDLLIAAHALALGYTLITNNLREFARVPNLPLENWVGS; from the coding sequence GTGGCCTTCCTGCTCGACACCAACACCTGCATCTACATCATTAACCGCCGTCCGCCCGAGGTCTTCGAGCGGTTCCGTGGCCATGCGATCGGTGAGATCGGCATATCGAGCATCACGGGCGCGGAACTGACGTTTGGGGTCGCGAAGAGTGGCTCGAGGCGCAACCGCGCGGCGCTGGACAAGTTCCTCGCGCCTCTGGACATTCTGCCATTCGATGAGGCGGCCATGCGCCAGTATGGTCCCCTGCGCGCCCACCTGGAGCGCGAGGGTCAGCCCATCGGCTCTATGGACCTGCTGATCGCGGCCCACGCCCTGGCCCTTGGCTATACGCTGATCACCAACAATCTCCGGGAGTTTGCCCGGGTGCCGAACCTGCCCCTCGAGAACTGGGTGGGGAGCTGA
- a CDS encoding type II toxin-antitoxin system VapC family toxin yields MIVLDTHTLIWWVTGGDALSPAASGAIADAVSRGTGVQVSAICAWEIAMLVSKGRLALSMDLDDWLATVAAIPDVRIVPVTAQVAVQSTRLPGAFHADPADRMIVALAREQNATLVTADHRIQAYPHVRWLW; encoded by the coding sequence GTGATCGTGCTGGACACGCACACGCTGATCTGGTGGGTCACCGGCGGCGACGCGCTCTCGCCGGCGGCGAGTGGGGCCATCGCGGATGCGGTTTCACGCGGCACCGGAGTGCAGGTGTCCGCCATCTGCGCGTGGGAGATCGCCATGCTCGTTAGCAAGGGACGGCTCGCCCTCAGCATGGACCTGGACGACTGGCTCGCGACCGTCGCCGCCATCCCCGACGTGCGGATCGTCCCGGTCACGGCGCAGGTCGCCGTTCAGTCAACCCGACTGCCAGGCGCGTTTCACGCCGATCCGGCAGACCGCATGATCGTCGCACTCGCCCGCGAGCAGAACGCCACGCTCGTCACCGCCGACCACCGTATCCAGGCGTACCCGCATGTGCGATGGCTATGGTGA